A genomic segment from Verrucomicrobiota bacterium encodes:
- the htpG gene encoding molecular chaperone HtpG, with protein sequence MSKHQFQTEVNQLLHLIIHSLYSHKEIFMRELVSNASDALDKLKYLTLTDDQFKSLSFNPAINIEFNEKDPKTLTISDNGIGMNETELVEHLGTIARSGTRTFLAGLSGDGKKDSNLIGQFGVGFYSSFMVANLIEVTSRKAGEDTACKWTSTGKGEFEIIEAVRPSHGTTIVLHLNEEGAEYASHWSIESLIKKYSNHIAFPIFLTYEKTERDDKGKETSKAMETEQVNSASALWKRSKNELKDEDYKEFYKTVGHDVDDPMFWTHTRAEGTIEYTTLFYIPKTAPFDMYYADYKPGVKLFVRRVFITDDDKELLPSWLRFIRGVIDSEDLPLNVSREILQQNKVMMKIKLDSVKKLLSEFEKLAKDKPDIFLEFIAQYNRPLKEGLYSDYSHRDQLIDLVRFKSSKVEGWTSFADYKGRMQPEQKAIYFISGDNEVKLRASPLLEAYKKKGIEVLIMDDKIDEVVIPSLHKYKDADLKAVNRSDAGEDLKDTQDKEKEKNVLPVVEKIKKALGDRVKDVKVSIRLSDSPSCIVTDESDPTYQMHAMMKQMGRGDDLPEVKPILEINPDHPIITGLKNVDDEEKISDVAVLLFDQALLMEGVEIKDAPDFVRRLNRVLGKAF encoded by the coding sequence ATGAGTAAACATCAATTCCAAACCGAGGTAAACCAACTCCTCCACCTGATCATCCACAGCCTGTACTCGCACAAGGAGATATTCATGCGCGAACTGGTGTCGAACGCCTCTGACGCTTTGGACAAGCTGAAGTATCTCACCCTGACCGATGATCAATTCAAATCCCTATCGTTCAATCCGGCCATCAATATAGAGTTCAACGAGAAAGATCCAAAAACTCTCACCATTTCCGATAACGGAATCGGCATGAACGAGACTGAGCTCGTCGAGCACTTGGGCACGATCGCCCGCTCCGGCACACGCACCTTCCTCGCGGGACTCTCCGGTGACGGAAAAAAGGATTCAAACCTGATCGGTCAATTCGGCGTGGGATTCTACTCCTCATTCATGGTCGCGAACCTGATCGAGGTCACCTCACGGAAGGCTGGCGAGGATACGGCCTGCAAATGGACAAGCACAGGCAAAGGAGAGTTTGAAATTATTGAGGCCGTCCGACCATCCCACGGCACCACTATCGTCCTGCATTTAAATGAAGAGGGTGCGGAATACGCCTCCCACTGGTCGATTGAAAGTCTGATCAAAAAATACTCTAACCATATTGCTTTCCCGATCTTCCTCACCTACGAAAAGACTGAGCGCGATGACAAAGGCAAGGAAACGTCCAAGGCAATGGAAACCGAACAGGTTAACTCTGCCAGCGCCCTGTGGAAACGTTCCAAAAACGAACTCAAGGACGAGGACTACAAGGAGTTTTACAAGACAGTGGGCCACGATGTGGATGATCCGATGTTTTGGACTCATACCCGCGCCGAAGGCACCATTGAGTATACGACCCTCTTCTACATTCCGAAAACCGCTCCATTCGACATGTACTATGCGGATTATAAACCGGGGGTAAAACTCTTCGTCCGCCGTGTCTTTATCACAGATGACGACAAGGAGCTTCTCCCTTCTTGGTTAAGATTCATCCGCGGGGTCATTGACAGCGAGGATCTACCTCTGAATGTCAGCCGCGAAATCCTCCAGCAGAACAAAGTCATGATGAAGATCAAGCTAGACAGCGTGAAAAAGCTCCTCTCTGAATTTGAGAAACTGGCCAAGGACAAGCCTGACATATTCCTGGAGTTTATCGCCCAGTATAATCGTCCCCTCAAGGAAGGCCTCTACTCCGACTATTCACACAGAGATCAATTGATCGACCTGGTAAGGTTCAAATCCTCCAAAGTCGAGGGCTGGACAAGCTTCGCAGACTATAAGGGCCGGATGCAGCCTGAACAGAAGGCCATTTACTTCATCAGCGGGGATAACGAGGTGAAACTCCGCGCCAGTCCGCTGCTTGAAGCCTACAAGAAAAAAGGGATTGAAGTCCTCATTATGGACGACAAAATCGATGAAGTCGTCATTCCCTCCCTTCACAAATACAAAGACGCGGATCTCAAAGCCGTCAACCGTTCCGACGCCGGTGAGGACCTCAAGGATACCCAAGACAAGGAGAAGGAAAAAAACGTTCTTCCTGTCGTGGAAAAGATCAAAAAAGCCCTAGGCGACCGCGTCAAGGACGTCAAAGTGTCCATACGCCTTTCCGACAGCCCGAGCTGTATTGTCACGGATGAATCCGATCCTACCTACCAGATGCATGCGATGATGAAGCAGATGGGTCGCGGCGACGACCTTCCCGAGGTGAAACCCATTCTAGAAATCAATCCGGACCACCCGATTATCACAGGCCTCAAGAATGTTGACGACGAGGAGAAGATTTCCGATGTGGCCGTACTCCTCTTTGACCAGGCCCTCCTGATGGAAGGTGTCGAGATCAAAGATGCCCCCGACTTTGTGAGGAGATTAAATCGTGTCTTAGGCAAAGCATTTTAA